A genome region from Rhodanobacter thiooxydans includes the following:
- a CDS encoding acetate/propionate family kinase: MNDSSAGSLILVLNCGSSSIKFALFDADATPLARVPTWGGKVEGITGNTPVFSESGAAAETLTLDCEHPYHAALTYLRQRIVARLHGRRIVAIAHRVVHGGSKYFEPVQVDAAVLADLKSYIPLAPLHQPFALEAIDALLTELPQLPQVACFDTAFHQSMPTVEKMLPLPRSAWDQGLRRYGFHGLSYAYQAQVLGERYGDAARGRTIVAHLGSGASLCAMRNLQSVATTMGFSALDGLMMGTRCGALDPGAVIYLMEIGKLSLERVGRMLYHESGLLGVSGVSSDPRELLPREGEAPVREALALYVRSIVRQVGALAATLDGMDMLAFTAGIGEHLAVIRERICAGLGFLGVAIDPAANVAHAPVISSAASRVKVVVEAANEEWVAATAAAALVRC, translated from the coding sequence AACGACAGCAGTGCAGGCTCACTCATCCTGGTACTGAACTGCGGTTCGTCCAGCATCAAGTTCGCGCTGTTCGACGCGGACGCGACGCCGCTGGCGCGCGTGCCGACATGGGGCGGCAAGGTCGAGGGCATCACCGGCAATACCCCGGTGTTCAGCGAAAGCGGCGCCGCAGCCGAGACGCTGACGCTGGACTGCGAGCACCCCTACCATGCCGCGCTGACCTACCTGCGCCAGCGCATCGTGGCGCGGCTGCACGGCCGCCGCATCGTGGCGATCGCGCACCGCGTGGTGCACGGTGGCAGCAAGTACTTCGAGCCGGTGCAGGTCGATGCCGCGGTGCTGGCCGACCTGAAAAGCTATATCCCGCTGGCGCCGCTGCACCAGCCGTTCGCGCTGGAGGCGATCGACGCGCTGCTGACCGAACTACCGCAGCTGCCGCAGGTGGCCTGCTTCGACACCGCCTTCCACCAGAGCATGCCGACGGTGGAGAAGATGCTGCCGCTGCCGCGCTCGGCGTGGGACCAGGGCCTGCGCCGCTACGGTTTCCACGGCCTGTCCTACGCGTACCAGGCGCAGGTGCTGGGCGAGCGCTACGGCGACGCCGCGCGCGGCCGCACCATCGTGGCGCACCTGGGCAGCGGCGCCAGCCTGTGCGCCATGCGCAACCTGCAAAGCGTCGCCACCACCATGGGTTTCTCGGCGCTGGACGGGCTGATGATGGGCACGCGCTGCGGCGCGCTGGACCCCGGCGCGGTGATCTACCTGATGGAGATCGGCAAGCTGTCGCTCGAACGGGTGGGCCGCATGCTGTACCACGAGTCGGGCCTGCTCGGCGTTTCCGGGGTGTCCTCCGACCCGCGCGAGTTGCTGCCGCGCGAAGGCGAAGCGCCGGTGCGCGAAGCGCTGGCGTTGTACGTGCGCAGCATCGTGCGCCAGGTGGGCGCGCTGGCGGCCACGCTGGACGGGATGGACATGCTGGCCTTCACCGCCGGCATCGGCGAGCACCTAGCGGTGATCCGCGAGCGCATCTGCGCCGGCCTGGGCTTCCTCGGCGTGGCGATCGACCCGGCCGCGAATGTCGCCCACGCGCCGGTCATCTCCAGCGCCGCCAGCCGGGTCAAGGTGGTGGTGGAAGCCGCCAACGAGGAATGGGTGGCCGCGACGGCCGCTGCGGCGCTCGTGCGCTGCTGA